One segment of Rattus norvegicus strain BN/NHsdMcwi chromosome 16, GRCr8, whole genome shotgun sequence DNA contains the following:
- the Defa8 gene encoding alpha-defensin 8 precursor, translating into MKTLVLLSALVLLAFQVQADHIQEAEEETKTEEQPADEDQDMSVSFEGPEASALQNLEIGWPLKQCHCRKFCRPYEKAEGSCRPGLFIKRKICCIQQWTPGRT; encoded by the exons ATGAAGACTCTTGTCCTCCTCTCTGCCCTTGTCCTGCTGGCATTCCAGGTCCAGGCTGATCACATTCAAGAGGCAGAAGAAGAGACTAAAACTGAGGAGCAGCCAGCAGATGAGGACCAGGATATGTCTGTCTCCTTTGAAGGCCCAGAAGCCTCTGCTCTTCAAAATTTAG AGATAGGATGGCCATTAAAGCAGTGCCATTGCCGAAAATTCTGCAGACCTTATGAAAAGGCCGAGGGGTCCTGTCGTCCAGGTCTATTTATAAAACGCAAAATCTGCTGCATACAACAATGGACACCAGGGAGGACATAA